In a genomic window of Gavia stellata isolate bGavSte3 chromosome 30, bGavSte3.hap2, whole genome shotgun sequence:
- the LOC104263420 gene encoding LOW QUALITY PROTEIN: 11-beta-hydroxysteroid dehydrogenase 1 (The sequence of the model RefSeq protein was modified relative to this genomic sequence to represent the inferred CDS: inserted 1 base in 1 codon; substituted 1 base at 1 genomic stop codon): MKRARQNPNSTLAXAEVRQLQRGSKSKXFASLIHPPVIFQCFGSCSSFANDGMGRLQKILIPFLGLVLAFWFYSARENFKPEMLKGKRVIVTGASTGIGEQMAYHLARMGSHILITARTEAKLQKVVERCRELGAASAQYISGTMEDMAFAEHVVKEAEALLGGLDMLILNHVGASYFGYFNGDIGHVRKLLEINFLSYVAMTVSALPMLKESEGSIVVVSSMAGKVGFPFTVPYSATKFALDGFFSSLRQEFSIQSINVSITLCILGFIDTESAVRAAAELLLVPPAPREECALEILKGGALRRRELYYRYGSTRLPLLLRDWAAELLDYLVRSCYRLESPRRP, from the exons ATGAAAAGAGCCAGGCAGAACCCAAACAGCACCCTTGCTTAGGCCGAGGTTCGCCAGCTCCAGCGGGGAAGCAAATCAA GGTTTGCCTCACTTATACATCCACCCGTCATTTTCCAGTGCTTTGGAAGTTGCAGTTCCTTCGCTAACGA TGGGATGGGTCGGTTGCAAAAGATTCTCATTCCCTTTTTGGGATTGGTTTTGGccttctggttttattctgcGAGGGAGAATTTCAAACCGG AGATGCTGAAAGGGAAGCGGGTGATTGTCACCGGAGCAAGCACTGGAATTGGAGAGCAGATGGCGTATCACCTGGCGCGGATGGGATCCCACATTTTGATCACAGCACGGACAGAAGCCAAGCTACAGAAA GTGGTGGAGCGGTGCCGGGAGCTGGGGGCAGCCTCCGCGCAGTACATCAGCGGCACCATGGAGGACATGGCCTTCGCCGAGCACGTGGTGAAGGAGGCAGAGGCCTTGCTGG GAGGCTTAGACATGCTGATTCTTAATCACGTCGGCGCATCGTACTTTGGTTATTTCAATGGGGACATTGGGCACGTACGAAAGCTCCTGGAGATCAACTTCCTCAGCTACGTGGCTATGACCGTGTCTGCCCTGCCCATGCTGAAGGAGAGCGAGGGCAGCATCGTTGTCGTTTCATCCATGGCAG GTAAAGTCGGGTTTCCCTTTACGGTCCCCTACTCCGCAACCAAGTTTGCCTTGGATGGATTTTTCAGCTCCCTGAGGCAGGAATTCAGCATTCAGAGCATTAACGTTTCCATCACGCTCTGCATCCTTGGCTTCATCGATACTG AGAGCGCGGTGCGCGCCGCCgcggagctgctgctggtgccgCCGGCGCCGCGGGAGGAGTGCGCGCTGGAGATCCTCAAGGGCGGAGCGCTGCGCCGGCGGGAGCTCTACTACCGCTACGGCTCCACGcggctgccgctgctgctgcgggaCTGGGCCGCCGAGCTGCTGGACTACCTGGTGCGGAGCTGCTACCGGCTGGAGAGCCCGAGGAGGCCCTAG